From the genome of Sphingopyxis sp. DBS4:
ATGTCCTTCTTGCGGTCGACGATGAACAGATAGCCGTCCGCGTCGACATAGCCGAGGTCGCCCGAACGGAAATAGCCATTGTCGAAGAAGGCCGCCTTTGTCGCTTCGGGATTGTTCCAATAGCCCTCGAAATTGCATACCGAACGGATGCACACCTCGCCGACGCCACCCTGCGGCAGTTCGTCGCCATTGTCGTCGAGGATCGCGAGATCGACGAGCGGCTTCGACGCGGGACCGGTCGACAGCGGCTTTTCGAGGTAATTTTCGTTGATGATGCCGCAGCCGACGGCGTTGGTCTCGGTCAGGCCATAGCCGAGCAAGGGCTTGCCGTCGCCCATCTCGGTCGCGAGGCGGCGGACATGTTCGGGCGGGCGCGGCGCACCGCCGCCGGCGTAGCTCTTGCATGTCGACAGATCGTAGTTCTTGCGGTTCGGGCTGACGAGAATTTCATAGCTCATCAGCGGCACGCCGACGAAATAATTGACCTGTTCGTCCTGGATCAGCCGCATCGCCTCGTCGGCGCTCCATTTGGGCATCAGCACGAGCTTGCGGCCGAGTGCGAAGCTCTGGAGGAACACCGGGATTTCGGCGGTGACGTGAAACAGCGGCGTGCAGATCAGCGTCGCGGGCTGGATATCCGACATCTGCCCGTCCTCGGTCAGCAGGTGGACGATGCTCGCGGTCTGCGTCACATAGTTGAAGATCGCCTGCACGATGGCCTCGTGCCGCGAAAAAGCGCCCTTCGACTGGCCGGTCGAGCCCGAGGTGAAGAGGATCGTCGCGAGATCCTGACCGGTCAGCGCCGGCAGCGCGGTATCGGCGCTGCCGCCCGCGTCGGTGATCGGCGCAAGCGCGGCGTCCAGCGGCTGCGCGATGTCGAGGGTGATCAGCTTCGCGCCGTGCTTGACGCCGGGTTCCCGAAGCCGCGCGGCGCGCTGAACATCGGCGATGACCAGCATCGCTTCGGCATCGTCGATCCCCGCCGCCAGTTCGGCGCCCTGCCACCAGCCGTTGAGCAAAGTGGCGCAACCGCCCGCGAGCAGGATGCCGAGATAGGTGACGCACCACGCGTTGGCGTTGCGCATCGCGATGGCGACGCGGTCCCCGCGCTGCACGCCATGCCCGTCGATCAGCGCCGCCGCGACCCGGCGTGCCGCGGCATGAACCTCGGCAAAGCTCAGCCGTTCGTCGCCTTCGACCAGAAAGGTCGCGTCGCCGTGCAGCGCGCTGAAATAGGCGACATAGTCGGCCAGATTCGTCGGCGCGTTGGTGATGAAGGGCAGCTCGCGGCCGGAACGTTCGACGGAGCCGACCGCGATCGGACCGCCCGGACCGGTGATCAGGTCGTAAGCGGCGTCCAGGCGCAGATCGAGCGCGGAAGGCATGGGGCATCTCTCCTCTTGGTCTCGCTCGCCTTACCCCCTATGGGGAAGGCCTCTCCTGGGGAAGGACAGCGCGACTATATGTTTCTTTTTGCAACCTTAGCCGAAGCGACGCAATATCTTAACTTCCGGGAATTCATGGGAGAGCATAGCGAGATCGCGTTCAGCGTCTTCGGCCTGCCGATCCGCTGGTATGCGCTCGCTTATCTCGCGGGCATCTTCCTCGGCTATTGGTATCTTCTCAAACTGATCGCGCAGCCCGGCGCCCCGATGGCGCGCCGCCATGCCGACGACATGATCTTCTATGCCATGCTCGGCATCATCCTCGGCGGCCGGCTCGGTTACGTCCTCTTCTATAATTTCGAGGTTTATTCGCAAAAGCCGCTCGATATCTTTCGCCTGTGGGACGGCGGCATGTCGCTGCACGGCGGGGTGATCGGGGTGCTGATCGCCATCTGGTATGTGACGCGCAAGGAAAAGCTGAGCTTCCTGCGCTTTTGCGACTATATCGCCTGTGTCGTGCCGATCGGGCTGTTCCTCGGCCGCCTCGCCAATTTCGTCAACGGCGAGCTGTGGGGCCGCGTCGCCTACGTCCCTTGGGCGATCGTCTTTCCGAACGGCGGCCCCGAACCGCGCCATCCGAGCCAGCTTTACGAAGCCGGACTCGAAGGAATCGTGATGATGGCGGTGCTCGCCTTCTTCTTCTGGCGCACCGACGCGCGCTACAAGCCGGGTTTCCTGTTCGGGCTCGCGGCGATCGTCTATGGCCTCAGCCGCTTCACCGTCGAGTTCGTGCGTGAGCCGGACGTCCAGCGCCAGTGGGTGGTCGACATGACCGGCCTGTCGATGGGCCAGTTGCTGACGGTGCCGATGATCCTCGCCGGCGTCTGGCTCGTCGCAACCGCGAAGGGACGCCGCCAGCGCGTCGAGCCGATCGCGGGGACGGACAGCGTTGCGTGACGCTCCGCCGACCCCCGAACGCTTGATCCAGGATATCGGCGCCGCCCGGCCGACGACGGTCGCCGACTATATGGCGGCCGCGAACGCGCATTATTATGCGACCCGCGATCCGCTCGGCGCGGCGGGCGACTTCACCACCGCGCCCGAGATCAGCCAGATGTTCGGCGAACTGATCGGCCTCTGGATCGCCGACCTGTGGACCCGCGCGGGGCGCCCGCCCTTCCGCTATGTCGAGCTCGGCCCCGGCCGCGGCACGCTCGCCGCCGATGCGCTGCGCGCGGCGTCGCGCTTCGGCTGCGCGCCGCTCGGCATCCATCTGGTCGAGACGAGCCCGGCCTTGCGCGCCGCCCAATCGGCGCGGCTGGCGGGGGCCGAGCATCATGACGAGGTCGATGCGCTGCCGGGCGACGCGCCGCTGGTCATCGTCGCGAACGAATTTTTCGATGCGCTGCCGATCCACCAATATGTCCGCACGGCAACAGGCTGGCGCGAGCGCATGGTCGAACGCCGCGACGGGAGGCTGGCACCCATCGCAGGCTCGATCCCGGCCGACGACGCCATTCCCCCTGCCCTTTGCGGCCAGCCCGAAGACACGATCGTCGAAACCGCGCCGGTCGCGGCGGCGATCATCCAGCGCTGCGCCTTCCGTCTCGCGCGGCAGAGCGGCGCGATGCTGACGATCGATTATGGTCATGCCGGACCCGCCGCGGGCGACACGTTGCAGGCGGTCAAGGCCCATCGCTTCGCCGATCCCTTCGCCAATCCCGGCGAGGCCGACCTGACCGCGCATGTCGATTTCACCGCGCTCGCCGAGGCCGCACGGCCCGCCGGGGTGGCGGTCAGCGACCTTGCAACGCAAGGCGACTGGCTTCGCCGGCTCGGCATAGACGCGCGGCTGAAAACATTGACGGCCGCGGCGCCCGGGCGCGCCGACGAGCTTAAGGGCCAACGCGACCGGCTTGTCGAAGCCGATGCGATGGGGGATTTGTTCAAGCTGATCGCCCTCACCGCCCCCGGCTGGCCGCAGCCGGCAGGATTTACCGGAGACCCCGCATGACCGCCATCCAGCTTGCGAACGCCGAAGAGGCCGCGGAACTGTCGCGCTTCGCCGAGGCGTCCTTCGTCCACACCTTCGGCCATATCTACGACCCCGCAGACCTTGCCGCCTTCCTCGCCGACTGGAATCCGCCCGCGCGAATCGCGGCGCAGATTGCCGACCCCGAATGGACGATCGCGCTGATCCGCGGCGGCAACAGCGCGATCCTCGGCTTCGCGAAACTCGGCCCGATCGATTTCCCGATTCCCGCAGGGCATCCCACCGCCGACGCGACCGAACTTCACCAGCTTTACGTCGCGCCCGAAGCCAAGGGCACCGGGGTCGCGGCGGCGCTGATGGACTGGGGAATCAGCTGGGCGCGGGAGCGCGCATCGATCCTCTATCTGTCGGTCTTCACCGAAAATCCGCGCGCGCAGGCCTTTTATCGCCGCTATGGTTTCGTCGACATCGGACGCAACGCGTTTCGCGTCGGCAACCATATCGACGAGGACCGTATCTGGAGGCTTGACCTGTGACCCCGCCTTTCACCACCGCCGCGCCGCTCGCGGGCGTGCCGCACGGCTTCTTCGGGCGCCACGGCGGCGTGTCGAGCGGCGATCTCGCGTCGCTCAATTGCGGGCTCGGGTCGAACGACGATCCGGCGCTGATCGCCGAGAACCGCCGCCGCGCCGCCGATGCGATCTTGCCCGGCGCGGCACTGACGGGCCTCTATCAGGTGCATGGAAACCGCTGCGTCATCGTCGATGCGGCGAGCGATCTGGCCGCGCGGCCCGAGGCCGACGCGCTCGCGACGCGCACCCCCGGCCTGCTGCTCGGCATCCTGACCGCCGACTGCATCCCGGTGCTGTTCGCCGATGCGGCGGCGGGGGTCGTCGGCGCCGCCCATGCCGGGTGGAAAGGCGCAATCGCCGGGGTCACCGACGCGACGCTCGACGCGATGGAAAGCCTGGGCGCGACCCGCGCGCATATCGTCGCCGCGATCGGCCCGTGCATCGGCCGCGCCTCCTACGAAGTCGACGAGGCTTTCGTGCAGCGCTTCGTCGCCCACGATCCGGCGAACGAGCGTTTCTTCGCGGCGAGCCAGCCGGGGCACGCGATGTTCGACATTGCCGCCTATGTCGCCGCGCGCCTCGCCGCGGCGGGCGTCGCGACGGTCGCCATCGGCGGGCAGGATACTTATGCGGAGGAAGCCGATTATTTCAGCTATCGCCGCGCGTGCCACAGGCAAGAGAATGGCTATGGGCGGCAGATTTCGGTGATCGGGCTCAAACAGCCAAGCTAATCTTCGTCATCCCGGCGAAGGCCGGGATCTCGCCGGTGCGTCAGAACGATGGGGTGAGATCCCGGCCTTCGCCGGGATGACGTGTGAAGACCGATAGAATTGGGGGACGGAATGAAAGCCCTGGCGATACCGCGCAAGCGCCTGCTGTCGATCATCGGCGGCTCGGCGGGCAATCTGGTCGAATGGTACGACTGGTTCGCCTATGCCGCCTTCGCCATCTATTTCGCCCCGGTCTTCTTTCCAAAGGAAGATCCGACCGCGCAGCTTTTGAGCACCGCGACGATCTTTGCCGTCGGCTTCGTCATGCGGCCGATCGGCGCATGGGCGATGGGGCGTTTCGCCGACGCGCGCGGGCGCAAGGCGGGACTGACGCTGTCGGTCGCGCTGATGTTCGGCGGCTCGCTGCTGCTCGCCGCCGCGCCGACCTATGCGCAGGCGGGGCTGTTCGGCCCCGCGGTGCTGATCGCCGCGCGCATCCTCCAGGGCCTGTCGCTCGGCGGCGAATATGGCGCGAGCGCAACCTATCTGTCCGAAATGGCGCCGCGCGCGCATCGCGGCTTCTGGGCCAGCTTCCAATATCTGACGCTGATCGGCGGCCAGCTTTGCGCGATCTTCGTCGCGATCGTGCTGCAGGCCTTTCTGACCGAGGCCGAACTGACCGCCTGGGGCTGGCGCATTCCCTTTGTCATCGGCGCGCTGCTCGCATTCGGCGTCTATGTGCTGCGCCGCAGCCTCGCCGAAACGCCGTCGTTCGAGAATCAGGCGGTCGACCGCCCGGTTTCGACCGCGAAGCTCTTGTGGAAAGAGCATCGGCGCGAAAGCATCCTCGTCGGGATGCTGTCAGCGGGCGGCGGGCTCGGCGCCTATACCTACATTACCTATATGCAGAAATTCCTGTTCAACAGCGTCGGCTTCGACAAGGAGACCGCGACCTGGATCATTGCCGCGGCGCTGCTGTGGTTCGCGGCGATGCAGCCGGTGTTCGGCGCGCTCGCCGACCGCTTCGGACGCAAGCCGATGCTGCTGCTGTTCGGGATCGGCGGCGCGATCGTCGCGGCGCCGACCTTCTTCGCGCTCGAAACCGTCACCTCGCCGGTGACCGCGACGCTGCTGATCCTCGTGCCGCTGACCCTGCAGAGCGGCTATACCGCGAACAATGCGCTGGTGAAGGCCGAACTGTTTCCCGCGCATATTCGCGGGCTCGGTGTCGCGCTCCCCTATGCGATCGGCAATGCGATCTTCGGCGGCACGGTCGAGATGGTCGCGCTCTGGCTCAAGGGCCAGGGGGTCGAATGGCTCTTCTATTTCTATGTCGCCGCCGTGATCGCGATGGCGGGCGTCGCGACCTTGCTGCTGCCCGAAACGAGGGACCGCAGCCTGATCGTCGAGGATTGATCGGGTGGGATTGGCCCGCGCAATTTAGTTACAATCGAAACCGGTGCTGTTATAGCGTGGCCGATCATTCACAGGAGCATTCCCATGGCCATGCGCGGCACCCCCAAGACGAACGGCAAGAAAATCGGCGACCGCGACCTCAGTCCCGCGACGCTGATGATGGGGCTCGGCTATGATCCCGTGCTGTCCGAAGGATCGCTGAAGCCGCCGATCTTCCTGACCTCGACCTTCGCCTTCGAAAGCGCCGCGGCGGGCAAGCGTTTCTTCGAGCATATCACCGGCAAGCGCCAGGGCCCCGCCGACGGTCTCGTCTATTCGCGCTTCAACGGGCCGAACCAGGAAATCCTCGAGGACCGGCTCGCGGTCTGGGACGGCGCCGACGACAGCCTTGTCTTTTCGAGCGGCATGTCGGCGATCGCCACGCTGCTCCTCGCGCTCGTCGGTCAGAACGACGTGATCGTCCATTCGGGGCCGCTCTATGCCGCGACCGAGACGCTGATCGCGCGCATCCTGTCGCGCTTCGGGATCAGCTTCGTCGATTTTCCCGCCGGCGCGACGCGCGAGGAACTCGACGCGATCCTGGCGCGCGCAAAGGCGCTGGCCGACGAAAAGGGCGGCAAGGTGTCGCTCGTCTATCTCGAAAGCCCGGCGAACCCGACCAACGCGCTCGTCGATGTCGAGGCAGTGCGCGCGGCGCGCGACGCGGTCTTCCCCGGCGAGCAGAAGCCCGCGATCGCGATCGACAACACCTTCCTCGGCCCGCTCTGGCAGCAGCCGCTGAAGCAGGGTGCCGAACTCGTCGTCTACAGCCTCACCAAATATGCCGGCGGCCATTCGGATCTCGTGGCGGGCGGCGTGTCGGGCGACCAGAAACTGATCGACGTCATCCGCCCGATGCGTAACACGATCGGTACGATCTGCGATCCCAACACCGCGTGGATGCTGCTGCGCAGCCTCGAAACGCTCGAACTGCGCATGAGCCGCGCGGGCGAGAATGCACTGAAGGTCTGCACCTTCCTGCGCGATCATCCGAAGGTCGAGGGGCTCGGTTATCTCGGCTTCATTGCTGATCCGCGCCAGAAGGATATTTTCGACCGCCATTGCTCGGGCGCGGGGTCGACCTTTTCGCTGTTCATCAAGGGCGGCGAGGCCGAGAGCTTCCGCTTCCTCGACGCGCTCAAGATCGCCAAGCTCGCCGTCAGCCTCGGCGGCACCGAGACGCTGGCAAGCCACCCCGCCGCGATGACCCACCTGTCGGTCCCCGAAGAGCGCAAGAAGGCGCTGGGCATCACCGACAATCTGGTGCGCGTGTCGATCGGGATCGAGAATGCCGACGACCTGATCGCCGATTTCGCGCAGGCGCTGGACGCGGTTTGAGCCCGTTCGTCATTGCGAGGAGCGGAGCGACGAAGCAATCTCCAGCTATCGGCAAGACGGAACGATGGCTGGAGATTGCTTCGCTTCGCTCGCAATGACGGTTTATTTCTTTTTCCGCCAATCCACCACCTGCCAGCCCATCGTCGGCGCCAGCTTCTTCAGCTTGCGCGACGGCGTCGTCGCGACCGCTTCGTTGGCGAAGTGCAGCATCGGATGGTCGGAGACATGATCCGAATAGGCGCGGATATACGCCTGATCCCGCGTGATGTCATTCGCGGCGAGCCAGTCCGAGATGCGCGCGAACTTCGCCTCGCCATAGCAATTGTCGCCCGCCAGCCGCGCGTGGACATGGTCGCCGCCGTCGGCTTCGTCGAGCCGCGTCGCAAGCACGTCGTCGATCCCGAGCCGCCGCGCGATCGCATCGACATAAAGGTGGAAGGACGCGGTCGCGAGGAGCAGCCGATACCCCGCGGCGCGGTCGGCAGCGATCTGGTCAAGCGCCGCGGCGTGCAGCCCGCGCGCGATCACCTTGTCGGCATAGCTTTCGGCGAGCGGCGCGATTTCGCTGCGGCGAAAGCGCTTGCCGACGAGCAGGCGGAGGTTGATCGCTTTCAGCCGCGACCGGTCGATCAGACGCAACGCATAGCCCGCACCCACAAGCCCGACGAGCGGCAGCAGCAGCAGACGCCACGGCTGGCGCCGCCTCGCAACGTGCATCAGGAACCCGCTGTAAGTCCCTGATCGCGTTATCGTCCGGTCCATGTCGTACATCGCGACGCGATGAACGGGATCGGGTGCGGACGGGGCGGACGGCGTTTCCATGGAACCGACAATAGGGCGCCGCGCCGCTGCGGCCAAGAGGCGGGAATTGCTTGCCGCGCCACGGCAAATAAGACAATGTCCCCCGCGAGATGGTGGCCAGAGCGGACTTTGATTACAGCGACGGCGCCGAGGGGGCCGCGGTTCGCTTTACCGGCCGGTTGACGCTGGCGCGTCTCGGCGACCTTCCGCAAAGGCTGGACGCGGTCGGGCCGGTCGCGTCGATCGACCTGTCGGGGGTCGAAAGGATCGACACCGTCGGCGCCTGGATCGTCACCCGCACCGTCAACGAATATGGCGCCAAGGTCACCGGCGCGAGCCCCGAGGCCGAACGGCTGCTCGAGGCGCTGAAGGACGACAAGAGCGAATATCGCGTCCACCTGGGCCGCCGCTCGACGATCGAGCGGATGCTCGAACAGGTCGGCGCGGCGAGTCTCGCGGTATGGGGCGAGTTGATCGGCATCATCGATTTCTTCGGCGCGATGATCATCGCGCTGGGCATCCAGATCCGCGCGCGGCGGCGGCTGCGCTGGCACGCGGTCGTCACCCGTTTCCAGACCGTCGGCGTCGATGCCCTCCCCATCATCGGCCTGATGAGCTTCCTGATCGGTATCGTCATCGCGCAGCAGGGCGCGGTGCAGCTCGAGCAATTCGGGCTGGAGGTGTTCACGATCAACCTCGTCGGCCGCGCCTCGATCCGCGAACTCGGCCTGCTGATGACCGCGATCATGGTCGCGGGGCGATCGGGATCGGCCTTTGCGGCGCAGATCGGCACGATGAAGCTGACCGAGGAAATCGACGCGATGCGCACGATCGGCGTTTCGCCGATGGAGGCGATCGTGCTGCCGCGCGTCGCCGCCTCGACGATCACCATGCCGCTGCTCGGCTTCTATGCCAGTATCTGCGCGATCATCGGCGGCGGCGTCTTCTGCTGGGCGGGGCTCGACATCCCGCCGCTCACCTATGTGCAGCGGCTGCGCGAGATCATCCCGATGCACGATTTCTGGATCATGCTGATCAAGGCGCCGGTGTTCGGCATCCTGATCGGCGTCACCGGCTGCTACGAAGGGATGCAGGTGCGCCAGAATGCCGAGGAAGTCGGCAAGCGCACAACCTCCGCCGTCGTCGCCGCGATCTTCCTCGTCATCGTCCTCGACGCCTTTTTCGCGGTCTTCTTCTCGTCGCTGGGATGGAATTGATGAGCGAAGAGATACAGGCCGAGATTCGGGAAGAGCTTGCGGCCGCGGAAGCGGTGCGGCCCGAGACGTTCGAATATGCGATCCGTATCCGCGGGCT
Proteins encoded in this window:
- a CDS encoding class I adenylate-forming enzyme family protein yields the protein MPSALDLRLDAAYDLITGPGGPIAVGSVERSGRELPFITNAPTNLADYVAYFSALHGDATFLVEGDERLSFAEVHAAARRVAAALIDGHGVQRGDRVAIAMRNANAWCVTYLGILLAGGCATLLNGWWQGAELAAGIDDAEAMLVIADVQRAARLREPGVKHGAKLITLDIAQPLDAALAPITDAGGSADTALPALTGQDLATILFTSGSTGQSKGAFSRHEAIVQAIFNYVTQTASIVHLLTEDGQMSDIQPATLICTPLFHVTAEIPVFLQSFALGRKLVLMPKWSADEAMRLIQDEQVNYFVGVPLMSYEILVSPNRKNYDLSTCKSYAGGGAPRPPEHVRRLATEMGDGKPLLGYGLTETNAVGCGIINENYLEKPLSTGPASKPLVDLAILDDNGDELPQGGVGEVCIRSVCNFEGYWNNPEATKAAFFDNGYFRSGDLGYVDADGYLFIVDRKKDIIIRGGENISCQEVEAAIYEHPEANECAVFGLPDERLGEVVGAVIWMKPGSAVTAEDMTAFLGQRLAPYKVPLRIWMSNDALPKLGSEKIDKVTLRSRYREQYAAEVVA
- the lgt gene encoding prolipoprotein diacylglyceryl transferase, translated to MGEHSEIAFSVFGLPIRWYALAYLAGIFLGYWYLLKLIAQPGAPMARRHADDMIFYAMLGIILGGRLGYVLFYNFEVYSQKPLDIFRLWDGGMSLHGGVIGVLIAIWYVTRKEKLSFLRFCDYIACVVPIGLFLGRLANFVNGELWGRVAYVPWAIVFPNGGPEPRHPSQLYEAGLEGIVMMAVLAFFFWRTDARYKPGFLFGLAAIVYGLSRFTVEFVREPDVQRQWVVDMTGLSMGQLLTVPMILAGVWLVATAKGRRQRVEPIAGTDSVA
- a CDS encoding class I SAM-dependent methyltransferase; its protein translation is MRDAPPTPERLIQDIGAARPTTVADYMAAANAHYYATRDPLGAAGDFTTAPEISQMFGELIGLWIADLWTRAGRPPFRYVELGPGRGTLAADALRAASRFGCAPLGIHLVETSPALRAAQSARLAGAEHHDEVDALPGDAPLVIVANEFFDALPIHQYVRTATGWRERMVERRDGRLAPIAGSIPADDAIPPALCGQPEDTIVETAPVAAAIIQRCAFRLARQSGAMLTIDYGHAGPAAGDTLQAVKAHRFADPFANPGEADLTAHVDFTALAEAARPAGVAVSDLATQGDWLRRLGIDARLKTLTAAAPGRADELKGQRDRLVEADAMGDLFKLIALTAPGWPQPAGFTGDPA
- a CDS encoding GNAT family N-acetyltransferase, yielding MTAIQLANAEEAAELSRFAEASFVHTFGHIYDPADLAAFLADWNPPARIAAQIADPEWTIALIRGGNSAILGFAKLGPIDFPIPAGHPTADATELHQLYVAPEAKGTGVAAALMDWGISWARERASILYLSVFTENPRAQAFYRRYGFVDIGRNAFRVGNHIDEDRIWRLDL
- the pgeF gene encoding peptidoglycan editing factor PgeF, with translation MTPPFTTAAPLAGVPHGFFGRHGGVSSGDLASLNCGLGSNDDPALIAENRRRAADAILPGAALTGLYQVHGNRCVIVDAASDLAARPEADALATRTPGLLLGILTADCIPVLFADAAAGVVGAAHAGWKGAIAGVTDATLDAMESLGATRAHIVAAIGPCIGRASYEVDEAFVQRFVAHDPANERFFAASQPGHAMFDIAAYVAARLAAAGVATVAIGGQDTYAEEADYFSYRRACHRQENGYGRQISVIGLKQPS
- a CDS encoding MFS transporter, with the protein product MKALAIPRKRLLSIIGGSAGNLVEWYDWFAYAAFAIYFAPVFFPKEDPTAQLLSTATIFAVGFVMRPIGAWAMGRFADARGRKAGLTLSVALMFGGSLLLAAAPTYAQAGLFGPAVLIAARILQGLSLGGEYGASATYLSEMAPRAHRGFWASFQYLTLIGGQLCAIFVAIVLQAFLTEAELTAWGWRIPFVIGALLAFGVYVLRRSLAETPSFENQAVDRPVSTAKLLWKEHRRESILVGMLSAGGGLGAYTYITYMQKFLFNSVGFDKETATWIIAAALLWFAAMQPVFGALADRFGRKPMLLLFGIGGAIVAAPTFFALETVTSPVTATLLILVPLTLQSGYTANNALVKAELFPAHIRGLGVALPYAIGNAIFGGTVEMVALWLKGQGVEWLFYFYVAAVIAMAGVATLLLPETRDRSLIVED
- a CDS encoding cystathionine gamma-synthase family protein; amino-acid sequence: MAMRGTPKTNGKKIGDRDLSPATLMMGLGYDPVLSEGSLKPPIFLTSTFAFESAAAGKRFFEHITGKRQGPADGLVYSRFNGPNQEILEDRLAVWDGADDSLVFSSGMSAIATLLLALVGQNDVIVHSGPLYAATETLIARILSRFGISFVDFPAGATREELDAILARAKALADEKGGKVSLVYLESPANPTNALVDVEAVRAARDAVFPGEQKPAIAIDNTFLGPLWQQPLKQGAELVVYSLTKYAGGHSDLVAGGVSGDQKLIDVIRPMRNTIGTICDPNTAWMLLRSLETLELRMSRAGENALKVCTFLRDHPKVEGLGYLGFIADPRQKDIFDRHCSGAGSTFSLFIKGGEAESFRFLDALKIAKLAVSLGGTETLASHPAAMTHLSVPEERKKALGITDNLVRVSIGIENADDLIADFAQALDAV
- a CDS encoding HAD family phosphatase, whose translation is METPSAPSAPDPVHRVAMYDMDRTITRSGTYSGFLMHVARRRQPWRLLLLPLVGLVGAGYALRLIDRSRLKAINLRLLVGKRFRRSEIAPLAESYADKVIARGLHAAALDQIAADRAAGYRLLLATASFHLYVDAIARRLGIDDVLATRLDEADGGDHVHARLAGDNCYGEAKFARISDWLAANDITRDQAYIRAYSDHVSDHPMLHFANEAVATTPSRKLKKLAPTMGWQVVDWRKKK
- a CDS encoding ABC transporter permease — protein: MVARADFDYSDGAEGAAVRFTGRLTLARLGDLPQRLDAVGPVASIDLSGVERIDTVGAWIVTRTVNEYGAKVTGASPEAERLLEALKDDKSEYRVHLGRRSTIERMLEQVGAASLAVWGELIGIIDFFGAMIIALGIQIRARRRLRWHAVVTRFQTVGVDALPIIGLMSFLIGIVIAQQGAVQLEQFGLEVFTINLVGRASIRELGLLMTAIMVAGRSGSAFAAQIGTMKLTEEIDAMRTIGVSPMEAIVLPRVAASTITMPLLGFYASICAIIGGGVFCWAGLDIPPLTYVQRLREIIPMHDFWIMLIKAPVFGILIGVTGCYEGMQVRQNAEEVGKRTTSAVVAAIFLVIVLDAFFAVFFSSLGWN